The segment taatatctttaaaaacaatatatatatatattataaataaattttggctGGCTCACTTCCATCATGTTCACGATCatagataaaattttcaaagaaTGAAGAGCGTTGTCTTGTGTCGCTCTGACGGCTGACAATATCTCTACAaggaataaacaaaaataaacaataacattaAACATGGCGGACGAGTTCGCTGAAATTAGCGACGACATTGAAAAagtaatgtttataaatatatcatgttgttattttattctgtTTTCTTAAAACGCTTTCTTTCCTTTCAGCTAAAATCGATAGTACGAAAATCCTTTGCTCGTATATACGCCTCGTTAAAAGCCAGGGAGCTTAAAACATTACGACAGCTAGAAGCAATTTATAAACATTGCCAAGACAACGAagatcaaaaaaaaaattgcgttaaaAGCATTGAGATTTCTTATGACAATGAATCTGAACTATTGAATAACATAGGTAAATACGGCGCTGTtgaatttgataatttaaattttgatagtAGTACTTTTTTACTGGAGGATTATGTAAGTCCATACGACGATCacatgtatttgtataaaagtaTTGAAGATATGAAAGAATTAGAGATAATAGAAGAAGCagcattaaaagaaataactaATAATGAAGACTGTGTATGTAATGTTACTATAAGGCCTGAAGATGTTGCCAAAAACTTTAGAAACATGGAGTCTGATGAAGCTACAATAGAATGCAATAGCAAAGAAGATCTGGATACTAGTATAAACACAGTTGAGACTAGCAGCCAAGATGAAACAAGTGAAAGTTCAGAGaatgatgtaaaaaaaatagaacctACAGAAGATTGGCTCAACTCTATAAAGAATCAGACTGAAACTGAGCCTTTGCACACTACAGACCTTATGGAACACAGCACTATTGTTTGCACTTAGCATATGTTATAATGgcattttacttaattttattacatacagagaatacatttttatattttatctttcaTATTAGTTTGTTCTAGACCCTTCTCTT is part of the Pieris napi chromosome 21, ilPieNapi1.2, whole genome shotgun sequence genome and harbors:
- the LOC125060166 gene encoding uncharacterized protein LOC125060166 → MADEFAEISDDIEKLKSIVRKSFARIYASLKARELKTLRQLEAIYKHCQDNEDQKKNCVKSIEISYDNESELLNNIGKYGAVEFDNLNFDSSTFLLEDYVSPYDDHMYLYKSIEDMKELEIIEEAALKEITNNEDCVCNVTIRPEDVAKNFRNMESDEATIECNSKEDLDTSINTVETSSQDETSESSENDVKKIEPTEDWLNSIKNQTETEPLHTTDLMEHSTIVCT